The Pongo abelii isolate AG06213 chromosome 19, NHGRI_mPonAbe1-v2.0_pri, whole genome shotgun sequence genome includes the window TTATGttgagatttttatattttgaaagcatTTCACATTCACAGTCTTCTTTTACTTCCTGACCAACCCTGTGAAATAGGCAGGATAATGACAACTATTCATGTTGTACTTTCCCAATTTCCAAAATGGGATTAATGGAGAATGGTACCAAGAGCGTGTGTCACCCTCCCAGGAGAGGGAGGTAATTCAGCCAGCTCGCAGGGCGCCGCCTGGAACCTCCCACCTCCGTGCTCAAGGCCCTTCCCCTGGGTCTTGGCTATTTTTGCCCTTTTTGTGTAACATCCGGTTTCCCTGGGAACTGTAACTTTAATATCCACCCCTCTGCCTTCTAGCTTTCTTCCTGCATAACCTGGAGACATTCCTTCTACCTTCTCAGCCTGGGTTACCAAGAAAGGGAATGTTGCCCAAGTATGTTGAGGTCACTGCCTTGGTGCTCTTCTGGAACAGAGGGCTCTCGTGGAGAGCTTGGCTCACGAGCAGTCCTGTTATATTCCTGACCTCTGATGTCAGCAACCACaaacggagggagggaggcagttttgtttttcagtgtttAATTTTTCTAAGGAAACTCATAACAAACCATTAGGACTGTCAGCACATCTTAGCGCTTCAAACCCTCTTCTCATTAGGACTACCACATTAGAAAATAGGAGTCAGGAAACGCCCGTCTAATGCATTCTCTCCCTCTGCTGATGGAGCCTGAAGATGCATGATGGCCTTGCTGCTCTCATCCAGTTTGCTGGGCTCCGGTCCCTGCTGTCTTCTTCAGCATCTGTCTTGGTCCTGGAAAGGATCCACTCCTCACTGCATTCTGATGTATCCACTGCCTTTTTGGGAAGGTTTTCTCCCTGGGGCTTTGTGGGCAGCTGGAATCAGAGATAGGATTGGGGCTTTTTTGGGCAAGAAAAAGACTGCTTCCAGGGGAGGAAGGGGTGGGAGAGGTGGGCAGGGACAACAGGAGGAGTCTGGGCACAAAACCTGAAGTGCCCAAGTTCTCCCCAGGTCATTCCGTCCTCAGCCAGAGCTGGGTGCAGGGAAGACTTTCATCTTCCTCAGAGTTGTGGAAGGTCGATGATGGCCCTGTTGGAGTATTTGCCACTAGGAAGGTTAAGTCTTATTCATTGATTTCCATCGCTGAGGCCGGTTCCCTGCCTGCATACCTGTGAagctgagagagaaagaaagaagctgcTGGCTTCCAGAAACTACTTACTTCTTGCCTGGGCCATGGTAGTTCTCATGCTGTTGATGTTGCTCGTGTCCCCATCCATGTGGGGAAGGCTTCAGCCCATGAAAGGGGGATCGGattggagagggagagagactttAAGCATTGGGAAAGGTTTTGGGTTAcagggttttctgtttttgtttttgttttgagatggggtctcactctgtcacccagaccggagtgcagtggtgtgatcttggctcactgtaacctccgcctccctggctcaagtgatcctcccacttcagcctcccaagtagctgagattccaggtgtgcactaccatgcccagataatttttgtatttttagtagagacggggtttcgccctgtgtcccagggtggtctggaactcctgagctcaagttatccacccgtgtcggcctcccacagtgctgggattacaggcatgagtcatcgcaCCCGGCGGGTTACAGGGCTTTTGAGTATGAATAGCTCCTTGTGGCCCAGTCCCTCTTCTGGCATTATGGCTGCCAGGTTGCTTGAGGGGGCTGAGGAGGCAGGTGTCATCCATCCTTCTCCATCCCTCGCACATGCCCACCTTGCATCCTGTTCTCTACCTGGGGCACTCTCTGTTGTGGCTCCTCCTAGGACTGTTCCTTCCACACTCTTCCTTTTCCCTGCCTTGACTCTCACTCTATACGGAATGTAGTAAAGCTTATTTTATGAGGATAATTACAGTCAGACAATCTAGCTGGCCTCTCAGTTCTACCACTTCCTAGCTCTGCAACTTTGAGCAAATTCCTTAACTTATCCAAGCCTCAGATTCCTTACCTGTAAGATGGGGTTCCTCATTTGTGAAGCCTCCAAACCTTAGGTTTCTCCCTTGTAACATAATAATAGTTCCAGCATTATGGAACTGTCAGGCAGATTGCAATAATCCATGTAAAGTGCTcaccacagtgcctgacatacagtaagtgctcaataaatgtcaataCTAGTTGTTCTGGGATATTGGTGTGGATTATCCAGTAGACATTTGGAAGTGCTTGTTGGGGATGTGGGtaggggtggggttggggagagcCCGAAGTCCTAGACATTGTGAAATAGGTCCCAGGAGGGGTTTTCCAGCTTCCTGGCTGGTCCCCTCAACCTGGCAAGGAGCCCTCATAGACATGCACCCACACAGTGTTGGCTAAATTGGCTGAATATCAGAGCTGAAAGGGACTGAAAACACTGTGTCATCTAACGGCCTTGTTGAACAGGTGAGGACACAAAATGATATATCTGAGGTCACATGACTACTCAGTGGCGGGCCTAGGATTGATCCTCTTTCCTAATTTTCAGTGTTCTTTCCAGGGTGGCGTGGTCCCCATTCAATACTCAGGTTTAAGTACACAGAGCCCCAGGGGGCCGTGGGTTTTTAGAAGGGTACTCAATTTGTTCTTTGTCCAGGGTGAAGGAGGAAGCTGAAGTGATAGGATGGGCTCTGGTTAGGTGCCTGGCATCATGGTATTTTCCCATGTTCCCAAGTTTGTGGAGTTTATTCATAATTAGCTTATCCAGGAAGTACTTGTCAAGCATCTCATAGTAATAgcttacatttgctgaggacttcctctgtgccaggcactgtccaaTGCATTTTATGTGGATTGTCTTATTTAGCCTGTGTGACATCCCTGTGAGGGAGGTAccataattactattattttaagtaaCTTTTATTGTgggaaaatacacataacatagaatttaccatcttaaccattttgttttgttttgtgagatcaagtcttgctctgtcacccaggctggagtggagtggcacgatctcggcttgctgcaacctccacctcccaggtttaagcgattctcctgcctcagtctcccaagtagctgggactacaggtgcacaccacgacacctggctaatttttgtattttcagtagagatggggtttcactaggttgggcaggctggtcttgaactcctgacctcaggtgatctgcccacctcggcctccaaaagtgctaggattacaggtgtaagcaactgtgcctggcccatcttaaccatttttaagcatacagttcagtggcatgaagtaTATTCATAATGTCATGAAACCCATCACAACCATCTATCTCcttaactcttttcatcttgtaaaactaaaactctgtacccatcaAACAGTAATTCTCTATTCCTCCCAGTCCCTGGAAACTACTATTCTACTTTTTGATTCTATGATTTTGATTGCTCTTAAGTACTGAAGGAGGGACTGTTATTATGTTCGtgttacagctgaggaaactagGCTTGGAGGAATTAGGTGACTTGCCTTAGTAAGCAGTCGTAAGTGCAATGCTGAGATTTACTCCTGTGCTCTTAGCCCTgactctctcctgcctccttacACTGCCTTTCCCTATCACGTTTGTGGTAAGTCCTAGGTCGGATGCTGGGAAATGAGAGGGGCCAAGACACACACAGTCCCTGACTTCATGGATCTCACAGTCTAGCCCGTGTTAAACACAGTAGCTTCCAAACTGTTTTGACTCTGACCTACAGAAAGAAACACATTGTACTGGGTATAGTTATTTATTATACGTGTTATTCCCCACTCTCCTCCAACAATATAAGAGTTTCACAAAACAACACTTTGACTATTTgtacactttcatattttctattctattctattgtattttatttaacaaaatgatGGTTGACACCTGCTGAATTGATTTTGGGACCCACAAGTGTGTGGTATTCCACAGTTAAAAAATGCTGGTCTACCAGGCATCTTACTGTACAGGCTCTCCTTCTAGCTACAACTCCATGAATAGGCCTTCTTGATATatcaatttctcttttctttttccttttttttttggtagagacggggtctagctacgttgcctaggctggtcttgaactcttggcctcaagcaatcctcctgccttggcctcccaaagtatcaATTTCTCCTTTCTGTACAGTGGTCCTAAGGGATTATCCCAGGAAAGACCACAACAATTTGTTTATGCTCCAATGTACAGGGTAAACTCTTAGCTATTGGGAAGTGTTAGGGCCTGCAGGAGGCAGAGAGTCACCATAGCTCTGATTGCTGGACTTCTCTTTGGGCTCCTGTCTTACAGGCCCTGCCTCTGGGCTCACCTCGCTGTGACCTGAAGGAGAATCTGCTGAAGGATAACTGTGCCCTGGAATCCATCGAGTTCCCAGTGAGTGAGGCCCGAGTACTAGAGGACAGGCCCCTCAGCAACAAGGGCTCTGGAGACAGCTCCCAGGTCACTCAAGTCAGTCCCCAGAGGATTGCACTCCGGCTCCGGCCAGGTAGGGATGGGACCCTTTTCGGAGAGAGACCTGAAGCAGGTGGGCATAGAGCACAAGGTGGAGGTCTGAGGAGGAAGTCTTGGGGAAGTAGCTCAGAATGGAAATGGTGTGGGAAGACAAGGATGAGGGGGGAGGTGTGGGcaagagaatggaagaaaatacgaGACATTAGGACTTGAGTCAGAAGATCTGAGTTGAATCTTGACTGTATCATATATTAGCTatttgaccttggacaagttactcaacCCTTCtgacatagtaggtgctcaaaaaacatttgtttcttctttaccCAAGTGCCTGTTTTACCTAGCTTAGAGCTTTTGTGTTGAGGTGCAAATGAGATATAGAACAAGAAAGCAACTTGTAAGCCCCCCTTTCATGGGGGATTGGGACAGGGGAATGGGGGCAGACACAATAGGTACACAAGACCTTTAGAGGGAGGAAGGGTTAGACTAAAGACAGAAGTTTTGAAGCATTGATTTTGACTTTCCAACTAAGTCAAGAAGGATTTACCTACTATCAAGGCATGTGTTGGATGCAATGGGATTCAGAGAAGGGTAGAGTGCAATTTCTGTCTTTTACAGAGTCTGAAGTGTAGTAACTATCAAAATCTCTGTGACTCACAGTGATAGACCCGTGGAACTCACAGTGTTAGAAATCCCCTGGGATTTAGAGAAAGTGGACAATTTTAGAATGGAAAAGGAGAGGTTAAAAATAGGAGGGTCAAGAGATTAGAAGAGTAATAGAATtgcaaaggaagaggaaaagggacCAGGGCTTTCTGGTTTGCTTTGATCATGTAATTTCTTAGTCCCAACTTTATCCAAATCTGCTTATTCAATCTTGGTGGGAGAAGAAGATAAAAACTAACATCTTTCTGCCTTCCAGATGATTCGAAGAATTTCTCCATCCAAGTGCGGCAGGTGGAGGATTACCCTGTGGACATCTACTACTTGATGGACCTGTCTTACTCCATGAAGGATGATCTGTGGAGCATCCAGAACCTGGGTACCAAGCTGGCCACCCAGATGCGAAAGCTCACCAGTAACCTGCGGATTGGCTTCGGGGCATTTGTGGACAAGCCTGTGTCACCATACATGTATATCTCCCCACCAGAGGCCCTCGAAAACCCCTGCTATGAGTAAGTCCCTCCTCCAGATGCCAGGACAGCATCCTTTGCCCCAGGAAGGTCCAAGTACTGGTTCCTATTTCTAGCTCTAGGGTCACTTTGTTGGCTGTCTTCTGGCCAGACTATAGCTCCTCTCTACCTTGGTCTCCCTGTCTGGCAAATGGGCTAGCTTGTGGATCTGGAGTGTTGTGTCAATGGAGCCTAAGGCTGTTTGGAGAACCTAGAAAGAAAATTCATCAGTTTCTTAGTCTTGGTAACAAATAAATAGGAGGCAAGAGAGAACGGGAGGGAAATGAGgtcaaaagtagaaagaaatttatGGATAAGTAAACCGAGAAATTATGATTACAGAAGGATCGATTCCATTGTTGGCGTTATTGTCTTCATCAAGGCTATGCATCCTTCAGGGTGAAAACGGAAGAAATGAAGTGCTAAGGAATATAAAAGAGTGGAAATGACATTTGTTGAACACTTTCATAGTCTGTAAATGGATAACTTGTGCCTCTGTTTGACACTTTGGCTTAAAACTGAAtggcttatttatttaatcagtggAGACTGTGCAAATCCATGTATTAGAATAACTTACAATGCTGGTTGCTGAGCCTGAAAAGGTGTGAATTTACTTTTTAGTTTTCAAAGTTATGGCCTGGTggggtggctcacttctgtaatcccagcactttgggaggccaaggtgggaggatcacttgagcctaggagtttgagttcagcctaggcaacatagtgagacccccatttctacaaaaattacaaaaaaattagctgtgtgtgatggcgcatgcctgaagtccccaggactacagggaggctgaggtgggaggattgattgagcctgggaggttgaggctgcggtgagccatgattgtgccactgcactccaacctgggcaatagagcacaactgtctcttaaaaaaaaaagttttgaagttATATGATGTGGCATTCAACCTTCTATCTGGATTGTAAGGTTCCCAGGCAAGACATCAGCTATTAATTAAACACACTATTTTGGCTGGGGGCAGAAATGCTCCTGTCTTGCATGATCTGTCAATTTATTGATGGTTCAGGGACCTTAACTTACTGATGGATTTTGCTTTATTGTTACTTTAGGAAAGTGTTAAGTATAAGGTGATAGTAACAGCAACTCGAGCCTCGCTCTGGTCTAAGTGCTTTGTGTGTATGAACTTACTTAAGTCTCACAACTCTTCTGGGATATGTGCTATCCTGGCCCCACTTTCATAGGTTGGATTGAGAGGCTTGCCAAAGGTCCCATGACTAGCAAAGAGGGCAGCTGGGATCTAAGCTCAGGGAGTCTTGTTTCCAGCTCAATCTCTTATCCTCTAGGTTAGCTGGATGGGGGTAAGGTTGATGGGGAGCCTCAGGTAATTTGAGGATTTTGGAGTCTGAACTGTCTGGGTAACTGTGGTTGTATGGAACCGGCCTGGGCATACCACTATCTATATTTGTCCCCTCTCTTTCCTCCCAATTCCCATGCTGCCTTTTCCATCAAGGTGTCTGCTTAAATTATCTCCCATCCCTCCCCAGTATGAAGACCACCTGCTTGCCCATGTTTGGCTACAAACACGTGCTGACGCTCACTGACCAGGTGACCCGCTTCAATGAGGAAGTGAAGAAGCAGAGTGTGTCACGGAACCGAGATGCCCCAGAGGGTGGCTTTGATGCTATCATGCAGGCTACAGTCTGTGATGTGAGTTTGGAGGACTTGGAGTGCCAGGTGTGGTTGGCATAGATCAAAATGGGGAAGGAAGTGGCTGAACTCTGGGGATTTCTGGTGTAAAATGAGATGAGAACTAAGCAGGGCTTCCTGCAGTTATGAGTAGTAAGTTGCTCCTGATATTCAGCCTCGGCTTAGATCCACTCCCTGGCCTGAGCTGACATTTCTTTGAACCTCAGTGGTCTCAGATGTTCGCAGGGGAGAGCATCTTCCCACCTTCAGAGTTACTTCAGAGTTAAGGCTGAGTTAACTTAACCTCAGCAAAGTAGGCAGATGTTCAGATGAGATTTCTTCTAGCCCAGATCAGCTCTGTGGATGCACGTCAGTTTCTAGATGAGCAAGTTGACTGTCATTAGAAGAGTTAAGTTTGGAGTTTAAGAAGATCTCATTCAGCTGCTTGAACTAATCAGCTATGAGACTGTTCTCTGAAGAGAATGAAACCCCTGAACTGGAAAGCTTCAGCTTCGGTTCCAAGGACTGGGACTGAGACCCttgttttgaagaaaaacaaGCTGTCCAGCCCTTTAGCCAGGGAGCACCTTGGGTCTCTGTTCTCTACCAGTGACATGGCTGAATTTGTTTTGTCTCCTctgcctttgttttttgttttcttttaacaggAAAAGATTGGCTGGAGGAATGACGCATCCCACTTGCTGGTGTTTACCACTGATGCCAAGACTCATATAGCACTGGACGGAAGGCTGGCAGGCATTGTCCAGCCCAATGATGGGCAGTGTCATGTTGGTAGTGACAATCATTACTCTGCCTCCACTACCATGGTGAGATCTCTGGCACCACCTATGGTTTCTATTCATGATGGTGAGGGTTGCCCTAACCCAGGCAGAGTCTGTGTGAATATGAAAATGGCAGCCCCTCCTTCTGGGCAGGGTGCAGGGCTCGGTTTCAGCTTGCCCCTATTCCTTACCAACTGGACACCGTCATCCAGCATACAACCTATATAACCATTAGAGATGTCCCTGATTGTGGTGTTATCACTGCCTTCACTGTCACCAGCATAGCAGCAGCATCATGGGATCCAGAATGGACCCAAAGGATTTTTACAACCCAGCTGGAAAGCAGGTCTTCCTCTCCACTCTAATTAGCCCTTTCTTGGAATACCATACTAACTTGTGGTTATTGGaagaagacagaggaaaaaaaaagagagaaagattggCCAGGcatatgatggctcatgcctgtaatctcagcactttgggaagctgaggtgggaggatcacttgagtccaggagtttgaaatcagcttgggaaatatagtgagaccctgcctctacaaaaaaatgcaaaaattcattgagtgtggtggcttgtgcctgtggtcccagctacttgtggggctgaggcagaaagatctcttgagcccagtagtctgaggctgcagtgagctgtgatcttgccactacactccagcctgagtgacagagaaagaaccacccctgcttttttttttttttttttttttgatacagagtcttgctgtgttgcccagctggagtgcagtagtgcagtcttggctcacaaGCCTTcaccacctcagtctcctgaatagctgggaccacaggcatgcactaccgtgcccagctaatttttgaaaacagggtcttgctatgttgctcaggctggtctcgaactccttggcttaagcaatctgccctcttaagcctcccaaagtgctgggatgacaggcgtgagccattgctcctAGTGGAGACCCCTTCtcttagaaagagagagagagagagagaaagaggggaaagAACATAAAAGGCATAGTGAACAGGTCCTACGAGGAAAGATTAAAGGGCCAGAGTCATTTAGCTTGAAAGAAAGAAGGCTAAAGGATGATTTAGCTTATACATAAGAAAACTTCTTATAAGTTGTTTTATATGGCCATAGAAGGTTAAACaaggggaaaatatttaaattgaatcAGGAGAAATTACTATAAGCCATAAGAGAAATGTGCAGTAATGCTCTCAGTATCTGAGGCAGGTGTGAACTCTTCGTCTCCTAAGGACAATATAGCAACTTCCTCATCTAGGTGACTTAAAGGTATACCTGTGTAAAGGCAGGAGACTGAGCTGAGGCTCTAATGAGCTCCCTGCAAGGTCTAGGATCCCATGGACATGTTCACGATTCACCACCCCACTCCCACAGTGTCCTTGAGTTCATTGGTGTCAGCCATATCCAAGTCAAGCACTACCAGAAAATGAGTCAGCAACCTGTGACACCTAATCTATGCAAGGCACTgggccaggggctgagggaggtAACAAGACTATGTATGGTTCTATCCTTAGGGAGTTTTTGGTCTAGTTGAGGagaaaggatatatatatatttacagtaacACAAGATGCATGATTAGTGCTAAATTGGTGTGGCACAGCCAATGTGGCTATACGTATCCAAGGGAGGAAAGCTCATCATGAGCTGGGATGGCCAAGGAAGTCTCCTGAAGAAGGTGGGGGCTAAGCTAGGCCCTAAGAAAGGAGGAGGATTACCAACAAGAAGGCCACTCCAGGTGGGAGACAGTGGGCCAGATCACTGCTGagtggaagagggagagagatgagcaATGTTTGGAAAGAAAGACTGAGACCACACGGTGGAGGATCATGAGGGCCAGACCAAGGCATTTGTCAGTAGTTCCAAAACAGACGCCTAACCCAGTGCCTTGTGCACGGAAGCAGCTCCATAGTATTAGTGCATTAAATTCAAGCAGGAAGAAAGAGGTGCTCAGTTTTGACACCACTGGCCTGTACCTCTTCATCTATCCCTGGAGTTCACAAGTAGACTTCTGTGCTACTTACCCTTCTTGTCTCACTGTcacccgcttttttttttttttttttaagaggcagagtcttgctctgctgcccaggctggagtgcagtggtgcaatcatagctcactgtaacctccaactcctgggctgaagcaatcctcctgccttagcctccccagtagctaggactataggcacttaccaccacatctggcaaattaaaaaaattttttttgtagaaatggggtcttgctatgttgcccaggctcttgtCTCACTTTCAGCATGAAGTGAAACGGTTTAAGCACCACCGTACTCTAAGCCACAGCCCAAGCAAGATAAGGTCTAAGGTTTAGACCCTAGGGATGTACAAGAGACTTCATTAACCTCTACATCCTTCATTTTCCTAGGATTATCCCTCTTTGGGGCTGATGACTGAGAAGCTATCCCAGAAAAACATCAATTTGATCTTTGCAGTGACTGAAAATGTAGTCAATCTCTATCAGGTGACTGTGCCTTCGGGCTTCCTGGAGTGGGCCCTGTGATGGTGGGAGCCCCAGGTAGCCAGCCTGTGCTAGCATTGGCCATAGTCCCCAACCAGGAAAGACTCTCCCCTAATCCACTCGCCAGGAGCTAAAGATTGCACTCTAGGCCTTTTTCCTGCAATCTTGAACTTACTAGGTATGTGTTGGTGTTTGTGGTGGTGGAGAGGAGGTGGTGAGGGGTGTGAGAGGTTTCCTCTACTTTTGCTCAGGGCTGAAAAACTGCTAGATATATTCCTGGCAGTGACAATTGAAATATCCTGTACCTTCCTCCAATCTTCATCTCAGGACTCTCAGTGGGATTTGGGGAGGGCTTTTGGAGACCACCACCTTCCTTCGGTAAGCTCTGGacatctttgttttcctttctagaACTATAGTGAGCTCATCCCAGGGACCACAGTCGGGGTTCTGTCCATGGATTCCAGCAATGTCCTCCAGCTCATTGTCGATGCTTATGGGGTAAGTGTCTTGTGCTGGGAATAGTCCCGCGGAGAGTCCACCTCATTTGGCTTACACAGCAGGGTTCAGATTTGTGAGTCCCAGTTGCCAGTCTACCACACGGTCTTACTGCCTTCTCTGTGTGCTCCCAGAGCCCAGGCAATGGCCCCTCTAGAAGGGATGCAGCCTTCTGAGAAGGAAGTagcccagaaagaaagaaagaaagaaagaaagaaaggggatggggatggggatggtgATTAGATGGAGAAGGAGCAGAGCCCTGGAATTGTGGGGGCAGAGTGAGGGAAAACTGGGCTCCAATAACAGGGAAAAGAGAGAGCTGAGACATGGGGAAGGTGAGGTTGATGAAACATTAGGTAGAAAATGCCACTTTCCAAGGTGACCAGTATTGGCACTCCCCTTTTGCAACATCTGTGAGGCCTGCAGGAGTGTGTAGCTGGTACATTTTACCCAGACTCACCTAGACGCAAGTGGAGATGGAAAGAGGGAGCAGGTTCCTGCGCAGGAAACAGAGCAGGAAACAGAGTCCTAGGGGTGCTCTGGCAGCTTCCAGGTCAAACCTTGGCCTCTGGCACTGCTGGGGTGAGTCCAGAACTACTTGGCAGATTTGGCTTGGGATGGAACTGGCTCTTGCCATTTCCCGTTTCCTTTCAGTTCAATTTCTTGTCTTCTTGTGCCCCTTTCTGCTCAGAAAATCCGCTCTAAAGTCGAGCTGGAAGTGCGTGACCTCCCTGAAGAGTTGTCTCTATCCTTCAATGCCACCTGCCTCAACAATGAGGTCATCCCTGGCCTCAAGTCTTGTATGGGACTCAAGATTGGAGACACGGTGAGGTGGGCTGGGCAGGGCCTTTGTCCTGGAGCCCTGTGGGCACCCAAacccctttcttccttttgtagTGACTAAAAATGGCCCTCTTCCACCAGAAAAAAATATGGGCAAGAAAAATACGTTTCCTGAAAGTCATTCCAAGTTAGATGTAATGGATCCACCAATCTTTTCCTTTGAGGCTTCTGTTGCATAAGCCATTTCTGTTACGTGAACTTCACTCTCAGGAATTTAAAAAACTTACAATTTGGTTACCTTTGTGTACGCACAGTTGAttgcaaaggaaaatatttctttaccTTCAGTCCCTCACCAGTCTCCAGCCTTCCCAAGGTAATTAAtacctttcttttgtaaaatgacacaagaaagtaaaatctaaaatgtaaaatgacaacatcatctataaatatttattgagcactgacaATGTATCAGGCATTGTTCTAGCTGCTGAGGATTTAGCAGCAAATGGAACAGGCAAAAAATacctgttttcaaaaaaaaatttttgaaaccaGATGTTCATTTCATCACTCCAGTCTCTCCACGACTTTCCTTATTGGTCGTTTCTCCTCCGCTTCTGCCTAAGGGGAGAGGGGTtggtgggaggggaggaaggaggggaagaaaatAGATCTTTGGATACACTGATCCtttctattgatctatctatctCTCAGGCACTCGTGCAAACATCCCATGTTAGAAATATTGTCCTGAAACATGCTTTATTGCATAAGCTATGAAATGTGTGGAAACTGAAGTAGATCCTGAGCTTATGATTGACCACCATGTGGGATTGTGTGGTGCAAAATAGTGCTTTGTGCATCTTGCTGATAATTATAATCAGTCCAGCTTGCTGATAATTGTAATCAGGCCAGAGCAGGGTGTTTATATGATCACAGGTTCTGTTCAGTTTGAGCTGGTCTATTTCATATGTGGAGTGAAAAAACagccttttattatttattaactgtAAACCATGTCTCTGCATCCAGCTAGATATGTCACAACGATACTATTCTAGTGCTTGTGTTTTTGCTTTGCAGACCTTCATAGAGGGAAGGCTGAGGAACTCCAGATTGCAAAAGCATAAGACACCCAATTTGGGTATTCCTTGGCAGGGCAGGGAACAACTTCTTTTTTCCTCCAGAGCTGGAGTGTTAACTGGGCCCAACTGTGTCTAAATACAATCTTGCTTTCCATCCAGGTGAGCTTCAGCATTGAGGCCAAAGTGCGAGGCTGTCCCCAGGAGAAGGAGAAGTCCTTTACCATCAAGCCCGTGGGCTTCAAGGACAGCCTGATCGTCCAGGTCACCTTTGATTGTGACTGTGCCTGCCAGGCCCAAGCTGAACCTAATAGCCATCGCTGCAACAATGGCAATGGGACCTTTGAGTGTGGGGTATGCCGTTGTGGGCCTGGCTGGCTGGGATCCCAGTGTGAGTGCTCAGAGGAGGACTATCGCCCTTCCCAGCAGGACGAGTGCAGCCCCCGGGAGGGTCAGCCCGTCTGC containing:
- the ITGB3 gene encoding integrin beta-3 isoform X2, producing MRARPRPRPLWATVLALGALAGVGVGGPNICTTRGVSSCHQCLAVSPMCAWCSDEALPLGSPRCDLKENLLKDNCALESIEFPVSEARVLEDRPLSNKGSGDSSQVTQVSPQRIALRLRPDDSKNFSIQVRQVEDYPVDIYYLMDLSYSMKDDLWSIQNLGTKLATQMRKLTSNLRIGFGAFVDKPVSPYMYISPPEALENPCYDMKTTCLPMFGYKHVLTLTDQVTRFNEEVKKQSVSRNRDAPEGGFDAIMQATVCDEKIGWRNDASHLLVFTTDAKTHIALDGRLAGIVQPNDGQCHVGSDNHYSASTTMDYPSLGLMTEKLSQKNINLIFAVTENVVNLYQNYSELIPGTTVGVLSMDSSNVLQLIVDAYGKIRSKVELEVRDLPEELSLSFNATCLNNEVIPGLKSCMGLKIGDTVSFSIEAKVRGCPQEKEKSFTIKPVGFKDSLIVQVTFDCDCACQAQAEPNSHRCNNGNGTFECGVCRCGPGWLGSQCECSEEDYRPSQQDECSPREGQPVCSQRGECLCGQCVCHSSDFGKITGKYCECDDFSCVRYKGEMCSGHGQCSCGDCLCDSDWTGYYCNCTTRTDTCMSSNGLLCSGRGKCECGSCVCIQPGSYGDTCEKCPTCPDACTFKKECVECKKFDRGALHDENTCNRYCRDEIESVKELKDTGKDAVNCTYKNEDDCVVRFQYYEDSSGKSILYVVEEPECPKGPDILVVLLSVMGAILLIGLAALLIWKLLITIHDRKEFAKFEEERARAKWDTANNPLYKEATSTFTNITYRGT
- the ITGB3 gene encoding integrin beta-3 isoform X1, which translates into the protein MRARPRPRPLWATVLALGALAGVGVGGPNICTTRGVSSCHQCLAVSPMCAWCSDEALPLGSPRCDLKENLLKDNCALESIEFPVSEARVLEDRPLSNKGSGDSSQVTQVSPQRIALRLRPDDSKNFSIQVRQVEDYPVDIYYLMDLSYSMKDDLWSIQNLGTKLATQMRKLTSNLRIGFGAFVDKPVSPYMYISPPEALENPCYDMKTTCLPMFGYKHVLTLTDQVTRFNEEVKKQSVSRNRDAPEGGFDAIMQATVCDEKIGWRNDASHLLVFTTDAKTHIALDGRLAGIVQPNDGQCHVGSDNHYSASTTMDYPSLGLMTEKLSQKNINLIFAVTENVVNLYQNYSELIPGTTVGVLSMDSSNVLQLIVDAYGKIRSKVELEVRDLPEELSLSFNATCLNNEVIPGLKSCMGLKIGDTVSFSIEAKVRGCPQEKEKSFTIKPVGFKDSLIVQVTFDCDCACQAQAEPNSHRCNNGNGTFECGVCRCGPGWLGSQCECSEEDYRPSQQDECSPREGQPVCSQRGECLCGQCVCHSSDFGKITGKYCECDDFSCVRYKGEMCSGHGQCSCGDCLCDSDWTGYYCNCTTRTDTCMSSNGLLCSGRGKCECGSCVCIQPGSYGDTCEKCPTCPDACTFKKECVECKKFDRGALHDENTCNRYCRDEIESVKELKDTGKDAVNCTYKNEDDCVVRFQYYEDSSGKSILYVVEEPECPKGPDILVVLLSVMGAILLIGLAALLIWKLLITIHDRKEFAKFEEERARAKWDTVRDMAGHFLKSHWSETLKWKQQMLWVVMFSQYHRLSVILCSGNWERWSH